The Gossypium arboreum isolate Shixiya-1 chromosome 2, ASM2569848v2, whole genome shotgun sequence region TTTGAGGGAATAAAGATGCAGGCAAGGATGGTGGCAATGGAGGAAGGTAAAGATCAGGCATCTGCAATCAGAACAAGCATCTCCAGGACATTGCCATTGAGACTTCTCCTGTTTTGTTTGTTGTTCGCGGTGTTGGCCATTGGATTATCGATCATCTGTATGTATTCTCTTCGGTTTTTCATCTTCCAGCAAACAGTAGCACCATCCACTTTTCGCCCATGGTTTGAAGAGGTTCATACCATAGAAAGATGGATTAGGCCTCCAACAAACTTGTGGCATTCAATCAATGACAATGAACTGCTTTGGAGAGCTTCATTTGTTCCTAAAATCAAGCAATATCCCTTTTTGAGAGTCCCCAAGATTGCCTTCATGTTCTTGACTAAGGGGCCATTGCCCTTGGCTCCTCTTTGGGACAGGTTTTTCAAGGGAAATGAAAGGCATTGCTCCATATATGTCCACGCTTTGCCATCTTATATTTCTGGCTATCCTCAATCATCTGCTTTCCATAGGAGACAAATCCCAAGTCAGGTATTATTACCCAATCTTTCACATTaacttctttctctttttttctttttcttctgaaCATAAATTTCATTACAAGGATATATTCATATTTTGGTGAATCATCATATCCCTATGAATGTTGAAATATGTGTGGGAAATACGATTACTTTGAGGAAAATGCATGGATTTCTCTAGTTGGAAGAAAATTCTGAGCAATTCTTTTTAGGTTTATTCCTTCTACTTGATTGtctttactttttatttaaatatgtaattttaattttagggttaattttttcattaattctgtcaagtatattaatgtaatttattatatttaaaaatatgacATGTGAAATTTATATTTTGTATAGTTGAACAATTATTTgctcatttaataaaaataaaaataaaagaaaaaagataaTATTTGTCCAACTATACAAAAATACTAGGATGTATATCCCATCATTATAtagttataaaaaaattatatcaaattatttgATGGAATTAAtgaaaattgttaaaatatatatattcaatttcaCCAAACATATTGTACATTAAGTTTTAATAATTTTGAGTGCTTAAACGAGGAAGGCAGTTCTAATTACCATTGGCAATGAGAACCGAGAAGCTTCTTGATTCTtaaggtgttttttttttttttccttgcaCAGActtttttttagaaaagaaaaatcgTATTCAACTCATATCGGAGATGGGTCTCACTCAAATCCGAATATGTTATTAGGCCTAATAGGAGCAAGTTGTTTTCTGAAAATGgaggtttaaattatttttgttttcctttGCAGATGGTGGAGTGGGGAAAGATGAGTATGTGCGAGGCTGAGAGAAGACTCCTTGCTAATGCATTGCTCGATATCTCCAATGAATGGTTTATTCTCTTATCTGAGTCTTGCATTCCTCTCTACAATTTCAGCGTAATCTATCACTACATCTCGAGATCAAACCACAGTTTTATGGAATCGTACGACGATCCCGGACCTTACGGGAGAGGCCGCTACGATTCCCGCATGGAACCGGAGGTCACACTGGGTCAATGGCGCAAAGGGTCTCAATGGTTTGAAGTTGACAGGATGCTCGCGATTAACATAATTGAGGACAACAAATATTATCCGAAGTTCAAGGAGTTTTGCCAGCCAGCTTGTTATGTGGACGAGCACTATTTCACCACAATGTTAACCATCCAAGTGCCTCATCTCTTAGCCAACCGAACCCTTACATGGACCGACTGGTCAAGGGGTGGCGCTCATCCTGCCACTTTCGGCAAGGATGATATGACTGAAGCTTTCTTTCAGAAAATCTTTGAAGGTCAAGCATGTCTTTATAATGGCCAGCCAACTTCCCTTTGTTTTCTATTTGCTAGGAAGTTTGCTCCCAATGCTTTGGATCCTTTGTTAGAGTTAGCACCCAAAGTTTTCGGGTTTTGACCTTTTGTTATTTGGTGCAAGTGTTGGATACTTATATGCATCAGCCACAGtcatgtttaatttttattttttatttttgaagtttttcatgtatttagaaaatttttaaagagtTATATCTTCGTAATTATATTTAAACATGTATTGAGTATGAATATGGAGCACGAGTAGTTAAAAAAAAATAGCTGGAGTACCATAAAATTAACTAGGTTTGGTTTTATTAAAGTGTTTGTTTGAGTTTTAATATGCAATTTCCGGTCTATGTTGCCAATGATTAATCCATAATTCTACCCTGAGTTCACAATCCAGCCTTGGGAAAACACTAGAGAATATCCTGAATTGAGATATTTACATACAAAATTTATTGAATGTAATACTGTGTATTGCACATTATGTACACtataattatttcttattatctCAAATTTCAGATTTGATTGGCTACCAAACACCAAAGATAAATCACACATGAGATTTATTTCTTGTTGGGAATTATAGAATCAAAAGCAAAATCCAATTCAGTCAAataaatataaacatagaatcagaTCATTAAGTAGAAGTTAATAATCCCAAGTATCgttgtttatatatatttagaaGCCCATTCAAATGGATTCCAACATTTTTATTTTAACCACTATCCTTGACAAAATCGTCCTCATCAACCTTCTCCTGTGTCTTGGTTGGCACGGCATGAGCTGCTGGCTGCGGCAACCCCACTGAGACCTCCAAGCCGTAATCATCAGCCACTTGCTGCATTAAGCTGTTAACCTCGCCCTCTGGTAGAACCAGCCATAGCACTTTCCAATAAATAACTTCCATATTCACAAACTACTTCTCAAATTAATCCATGGTCTCGGACATTTTCTGCAAATTGCCTGTCCACAAAAAAAACCCTCAAATTTTACGATTCCCAAGTCAAAATTAATTTACAGTATagaaaaagcaaaagaattgAAGAATTTTACTTTCTTCGCAATATTCTAAATTTGGggttttttatcaaaataatacaaaaaaaataattaaaaaaatgagatAGGTTATTAATTCTAGACTAAAATTAGGTGCCACCGGCTACatcaattataaaaaataatattttaataaaaataaatataactaaaaattaaaaataatattttaatagaaaaaggGATAAGTCAAATTGTCCGCGCACCCCTTTTCCCCCTCCTCActtttttagcttttttttttttttttaatttgaagcGGTAGTAATATAATTTTGAATTGTATACTTAGAAGTtagtactattattattataattaataaaatcacCAATTCAATAATTTATATGTGGTAAATAAGAAAAGAATCAATGGTTTAAGTTTATGTGTTTTTATTAATAATTAGATTAGTTTTAATaatgtataatgattaaattttaacaaattaaagTAAAGAgattaatttcttaattttttataaagTAAAGAGATAAAATTCATAATAAGATCTTTAAAACAAATTTAGCAATACTAGACATTCTATGATTATAGAAAACATATATCATAAGTGAGGACA contains the following coding sequences:
- the LOC108466841 gene encoding glycosyltransferase BC10-like isoform X1; the protein is MQARMVAMEEGKDQASAIRTSISRTLPLRLLLFCLLFAVLAIGLSIICMYSLRFFIFQQTVAPSTFRPWFEEVHTIERWIRPPTNLWHSINDNELLWRASFVPKIKQYPFLRVPKIAFMFLTKGPLPLAPLWDRFFKGNERHCSIYVHALPSYISGYPQSSAFHRRQIPSQMVEWGKMSMCEAERRLLANALLDISNEWFILLSESCIPLYNFSVIYHYISRSNHSFMESYDDPGPYGRGRYDSRMEPEVTLGQWRKGSQWFEVDRMLAINIIEDNKYYPKFKEFCQPACYVDEHYFTTMLTIQVPHLLANRTLTWTDWSRGGAHPATFGKDDMTEAFFQKIFEGQACLYNGQPTSLCFLFARKFAPNALDPLLELAPKVFGF
- the LOC108466841 gene encoding glycosyltransferase BC10-like isoform X2 — encoded protein: MQARMVAMEEGKDQASAIRTSISRTLPLRLLLFCLLFAVLAIGLSIICMYSLRFFIFQQTVAPSTFRPWFEEVHTIERWIRPPTNLWHSINDNELLWRASFVPKIKQYPFLRVPKIAFMFLTKGPLPLAPLWDRFFKGNERHCSIYVHALPSYISGYPQSSAFHRRQIPSQMVEWGKMSMCEAERRLLANALLDISNECFMESYDDPGPYGRGRYDSRMEPEVTLGQWRKGSQWFEVDRMLAINIIEDNKYYPKFKEFCQPACYVDEHYFTTMLTIQVPHLLANRTLTWTDWSRGGAHPATFGKDDMTEAFFQKIFEGQACLYNGQPTSLCFLFARKFAPNALDPLLELAPKVFGF